One genomic segment of Polyodon spathula isolate WHYD16114869_AA chromosome 17, ASM1765450v1, whole genome shotgun sequence includes these proteins:
- the tgfb3 gene encoding transforming growth factor beta-3 proprotein: MYLGKALLVFLLLDFVTVSLSVSTCTTVDIDNIKKKRVEAIRGQILSKLRLTSTPHTGGPSQVPFQVLALYNSTKELLEELSRDRQQSCAQDNTETEYYAKEIYKFNMIQGLPENNDLPYCPKGITSKVFRFNVSSMEKNSTNLFRAEFRALRVPNSSAKRSEQRIELYQILRPDDHIAKQRYIGGKNILTKGLHEWISFDVTDTVREWLMYRETNLGLEISVHCPCHTFNPNGDIIENINEVLEVKFKGMEGEYEEQTRLDLGKLKKQKDQLYPHLILMMLPPHRLDAQSSSHRRKRALDTNYCFTNYEENCCVRPLYIDFRQDLGWKWIHEPKGYYANFCSGPCPYLMSADTTHSTVLGLYNTLNPEASASPCCVPQDLAPLTILYYVGRTPKVEQLSNMIVKSCKCS, translated from the exons atgtatttgggcaAGGCACTTTTGGTTTTTCTGCTATTGGATTTTGTGACCGTTAGTTTGTCAGTCTCCACTTGCACCACGGTGGACATAGACAACATTAAGAAGAAACGGGTCGAGGCCATCCGGGGTCAAATATTGAGTAAACTGAGGCTCACCAGCACTCCGCATACTGGGGGTCCGTCTCAGGTCCCGTTCCAGGTCTTGGCTCTCTATAACAGCACAAAGGAACTGCTAGAAGAACTGTCCAGGGACAGGCAGCAGAGCTGTGCTCAGGACAACACAGAAACGGAGTACTATGCGAAAGAGATCTACAAGTTCAACATGATTCAGGGGCTCCCGGAAAATA ATGACCTCCCTTACTGCCCCAAAGGGATTACCTCAAAGGTGTTTCGCTTTAACGTCTCCTCCATGGAGAAGAACTCCACTAACCTGTTCCGGGCAGAATTCCGGGCACTCAGGGTGCCGAACTCTAGCGCCAAGCGCAGTGAGCAACGGATTGAACTCTACCAG ATTCTAAGGCCGGATGACCACATCGCAAAGCAGCGTTACATTGGGGGGAAAAACATCCTGACAAAGGGCTTGCATGAGTGGATATCATTTGATGTAACTGACACTGTAAGGGAATGGCTAATGTATAGAG AGACCAATCTAGGCCTGGAGATAAGCGTGCACTGCCCCTGTCACACATTCAACCCCAACGGGGACATCATTGAAAACATCAACGAGGTGCTTGAGGTCAAATTCAAAG GCATGGAAGGTGAATACGAGGAGCAGACCCGCTTGGATTTGGGGAAGCTGAAGAAACAGAAGGACCAGCTGTACCCTCACCTCATCCTCATGATGCTGCCTCCTCACCGCCTGGACGCCCAATCTAGCAGTCACCGCCGCAAACGGGCTCTCGACACCAACTACTGCTTCAC AAATTATGAAGAAAACTGCTGTGTGCGTCCACTCTACATTGATTTCCGACAGGACCTGGGCTGGAAATGGATCCATGAACCCAAAGGCTACTATGCTAATTTCTGCTCGGGTCCCTGCCCATACCTCATGAGTGCTGATACCACACACAGCACG GTGCTGGGCCTCTACAACACTTTAAATCCGGAAGCATCAGCTTCCCCCTGCTGTGTTCCTCAGGACCTCGCACCCCTGACTATCCTCTATTATGTAGGACGGACTCCCAAAGTGGAGCAACTCTCCAACATGATTGTAAAGTCCTGCAAATGCAGCTGA